One part of the Girardinichthys multiradiatus isolate DD_20200921_A chromosome 10, DD_fGirMul_XY1, whole genome shotgun sequence genome encodes these proteins:
- the LOC124874712 gene encoding transforming growth factor beta-1-induced transcript 1 protein-like isoform X1: MEDLGVSEPPNYPLSPRIVVFDALLADLENTSSPLPRCPVLLTSDPPQNPDANSHDPAQARPPPPAYTPQQTVSAAMKSSTNSNPDKLYSTVCKPRSPRSADPPPAFSSSSLLGGGLNELDHLLQELNATQFNITDEILAQFPSSKKDESDKIKDKASTSSSSSSKPSATSATMELDKLMASLSDFRVQTTPAAPVSPVVTVQQQPATPPQQPAAPPQPSSEGSLDSMLGLLQSDLSRQGVQTSSKGNCSACQKPVVGQVVTALGKVWHPEHFVCTKCETELGSRNFFEKDGQPYCESDYFTLFSPHCAHCSKPILNKMVTALDKNWHPECFCCVKCSHSFGDEGFHDRDGQQYCQQCFLTLFASHCHGCSQPILENYISALNSLWHPQCFVCRECYSPFINGSFFEHEGKPLCEAHYHQSRGSMCQACQQPILGRCVTAMGAKFHPHHLVCHFCLKPLSKGCFKEQESKPYCHPCFIKLFG; this comes from the exons GAGTGTCTGAGCCGCCTAACTACCCTCTCAGTCCTCGTATTGTTGTGTTTG ATGCCCTTCTTGCAGACTTGGAGAACACCAGCTCTCCTCTTCCTCGGTGTCCCGTCTTGCTCACCTCTGACCCTCCTCAGAATCCCGATGCCAACTCTCATGACCCAGCCCAGGCTCGACCGCCGCCGCCTGCCTACACGCCACAGCAG ACTGTTTCTGCTGCGATGAAATCTTCAACCAACTCTAACCCAGACAAATTATACAG CACCGTGTGTAAACCGCGTTCTCCTCGCTCAGCAGATCCTCCGCCTGCCTTCTCTTCCTCCTCACTTCTGGGTGGAGGTCTGAATGAGCTGGATCATCTACTACAGGAGCTCAACGCCACCCAGTTTAACATCACAG ATGAGATCCTGGCCCAGTTTCCTTCTTCTAAGAAAGATGAGAGTGACAAGATCAAGGATAAGGCCTCAACCTCTTCCTCCAG TTCTTCCAAACCTTCAGCAACATCAGCCACCATGGAGCTGGACAAACTGATGGCTTCACTGTCTGACTTCAGAGTCCAGACTACA CCAGCTGCACCTGTCAGCCCAGTGGTCACTGTACAGCAGCAGCCTGCCACCCCGCCGCAGCAGCCCGCAGCTCCACCTCAGCCCTCATCTGAAGGCTCATTGGACAGCATGCTAGGACTCCTCCAATCAGACCTGAGCCGACAAGGTGTTCAGACATCCTCCAAAGGAAACTGTTCAGCCTGTCAAAAACCAGTTGTAGGACAG GTGGTGACGGCTCTGGGGAAGGTGTGGCACCCGGAGCACTTTGTGTGCACAAAGTGTGAGACTGAGCTGGGCAGTCGCAACTTCTTTGAGAAGGACGGCCAGCCGTACTGCGAGTCGGACTACTTCACGCTCTTCTCCCCCCACTGCGCTCACTGCAGCAAACCCATACTGAAC AAAATGGTGACTGCTCTGGACAAGAACTGGCACCCGGAGTGTTTCTGTTGCGTCAAGTGCAGCCACTCATTTGGGGATGAAG GTTTTCATGACCGTGATGGCCAGCAGTACTGTCAGCAGTGCTTCCTGACCCTGTTTGCCTCCCACTGTCATGGCTGCAGCCAGCCTATTCTGGAAAACTACATCTCAGCTCTGAACTCTCTCTGGCATCCACAGTGCTTCGTATGTCGG GAGTGCTACAGCCCCTTCATCAACGGCAGCTTCTTCGAGCACGAAGGCAAGCCGCTATGCGAGGCCCACTACCACCAGTCCCGCGGCAGCATGTGTCAGGCCTGCCAGCAGCCTATCCTGGGCCGCTGCGTCACTGCCATGGGGGCCAAGTTCCACCCCCACCATCTGGTGTGCCACTTCTGCCTGAAGCCGCTGAGCAAAGGCTGCTTCAAGGAGCAGGAGAGCAAACCCTACTGCCACCCCTGCTTCATCAAGCTCTTTGGTTAA
- the LOC124874712 gene encoding transforming growth factor beta-1-induced transcript 1 protein-like isoform X2, with translation MEDLDALLADLENTSSPLPRCPVLLTSDPPQNPDANSHDPAQARPPPPAYTPQQTVSAAMKSSTNSNPDKLYSTVCKPRSPRSADPPPAFSSSSLLGGGLNELDHLLQELNATQFNITDEILAQFPSSKKDESDKIKDKASTSSSSSSKPSATSATMELDKLMASLSDFRVQTTPAAPVSPVVTVQQQPATPPQQPAAPPQPSSEGSLDSMLGLLQSDLSRQGVQTSSKGNCSACQKPVVGQVVTALGKVWHPEHFVCTKCETELGSRNFFEKDGQPYCESDYFTLFSPHCAHCSKPILNKMVTALDKNWHPECFCCVKCSHSFGDEGFHDRDGQQYCQQCFLTLFASHCHGCSQPILENYISALNSLWHPQCFVCRECYSPFINGSFFEHEGKPLCEAHYHQSRGSMCQACQQPILGRCVTAMGAKFHPHHLVCHFCLKPLSKGCFKEQESKPYCHPCFIKLFG, from the exons ATGCCCTTCTTGCAGACTTGGAGAACACCAGCTCTCCTCTTCCTCGGTGTCCCGTCTTGCTCACCTCTGACCCTCCTCAGAATCCCGATGCCAACTCTCATGACCCAGCCCAGGCTCGACCGCCGCCGCCTGCCTACACGCCACAGCAG ACTGTTTCTGCTGCGATGAAATCTTCAACCAACTCTAACCCAGACAAATTATACAG CACCGTGTGTAAACCGCGTTCTCCTCGCTCAGCAGATCCTCCGCCTGCCTTCTCTTCCTCCTCACTTCTGGGTGGAGGTCTGAATGAGCTGGATCATCTACTACAGGAGCTCAACGCCACCCAGTTTAACATCACAG ATGAGATCCTGGCCCAGTTTCCTTCTTCTAAGAAAGATGAGAGTGACAAGATCAAGGATAAGGCCTCAACCTCTTCCTCCAG TTCTTCCAAACCTTCAGCAACATCAGCCACCATGGAGCTGGACAAACTGATGGCTTCACTGTCTGACTTCAGAGTCCAGACTACA CCAGCTGCACCTGTCAGCCCAGTGGTCACTGTACAGCAGCAGCCTGCCACCCCGCCGCAGCAGCCCGCAGCTCCACCTCAGCCCTCATCTGAAGGCTCATTGGACAGCATGCTAGGACTCCTCCAATCAGACCTGAGCCGACAAGGTGTTCAGACATCCTCCAAAGGAAACTGTTCAGCCTGTCAAAAACCAGTTGTAGGACAG GTGGTGACGGCTCTGGGGAAGGTGTGGCACCCGGAGCACTTTGTGTGCACAAAGTGTGAGACTGAGCTGGGCAGTCGCAACTTCTTTGAGAAGGACGGCCAGCCGTACTGCGAGTCGGACTACTTCACGCTCTTCTCCCCCCACTGCGCTCACTGCAGCAAACCCATACTGAAC AAAATGGTGACTGCTCTGGACAAGAACTGGCACCCGGAGTGTTTCTGTTGCGTCAAGTGCAGCCACTCATTTGGGGATGAAG GTTTTCATGACCGTGATGGCCAGCAGTACTGTCAGCAGTGCTTCCTGACCCTGTTTGCCTCCCACTGTCATGGCTGCAGCCAGCCTATTCTGGAAAACTACATCTCAGCTCTGAACTCTCTCTGGCATCCACAGTGCTTCGTATGTCGG GAGTGCTACAGCCCCTTCATCAACGGCAGCTTCTTCGAGCACGAAGGCAAGCCGCTATGCGAGGCCCACTACCACCAGTCCCGCGGCAGCATGTGTCAGGCCTGCCAGCAGCCTATCCTGGGCCGCTGCGTCACTGCCATGGGGGCCAAGTTCCACCCCCACCATCTGGTGTGCCACTTCTGCCTGAAGCCGCTGAGCAAAGGCTGCTTCAAGGAGCAGGAGAGCAAACCCTACTGCCACCCCTGCTTCATCAAGCTCTTTGGTTAA